A genomic window from Aquitalea aquatilis includes:
- a CDS encoding substrate-binding periplasmic protein: MLMWHSKAMRVGSGLLLACLLRVADASAQDFVVAVEESDNHPFEYARGDGAEHGGFHLEEIDQVTASLGWHVVYKPMPWQRALRSLQLGRVDALSYLARTPEREAYTVFMPAAIQHRQYAGLFVRRSQRRHFPESSQPCTYAGYRMAAASNYFYGEVVQKAMHSCWQIEMTASSKEEVFSKLLAGRIDIAVAYGTSLQSLAASMPELETQVVALRQPRWLIGDFYLGFSRKAMSAQRIASYLQAQQQFRAGSSYQRLVRKYNMKEFLP; the protein is encoded by the coding sequence ATGCTGATGTGGCATAGCAAGGCCATGCGTGTCGGCAGCGGGTTGCTGCTGGCATGTCTGTTACGCGTCGCCGATGCCTCTGCCCAGGACTTTGTCGTGGCGGTGGAGGAGTCGGACAACCATCCCTTCGAGTACGCACGGGGGGATGGTGCGGAGCATGGCGGTTTCCATCTGGAGGAAATCGACCAGGTGACGGCCAGCCTGGGCTGGCATGTGGTGTACAAGCCCATGCCATGGCAGCGCGCCCTGCGCAGCCTGCAACTGGGCCGGGTGGATGCGCTCAGTTATCTGGCGCGCACGCCAGAGCGCGAGGCCTATACCGTCTTCATGCCGGCGGCCATTCAGCACCGCCAGTATGCCGGGCTGTTTGTGCGCCGCAGCCAGCGCCGGCATTTTCCTGAAAGCAGCCAGCCCTGCACGTATGCGGGTTATCGCATGGCTGCCGCCAGCAATTACTTTTATGGCGAAGTGGTGCAAAAAGCCATGCATTCCTGCTGGCAGATCGAGATGACCGCCAGCTCCAAGGAAGAAGTGTTTTCCAAGCTATTGGCCGGCCGCATCGATATCGCGGTGGCGTATGGCACCTCTTTGCAGTCGCTGGCAGCCAGCATGCCGGAGCTGGAAACGCAAGTGGTGGCCCTGCGCCAGCCGCGCTGGCTGATCGGTGATTTCTACCTCGGTTTTTCCCGCAAGGCGATGTCCGCTCAGCGTATTGCCAGCTATCTGCAGGCGCAGCAGCAGTTTCGCGCTGGCAGCAGCTATCAGCGGCTGGTACGCAAATACAATATGAAGGAATTTCTGCCCTGA
- a CDS encoding LysR family transcriptional regulator encodes MVRLEDLQILLHTAQLGSLSAAARLLDVSPAVASAGLKRLEAELHTRLLVRSTRSLRLTADGERYLAHARAAIEALQAGEQALAAGQQALHGQLSLSMPSDIGRQLLRPWLDDFLALHPAVRLQLHISDRLADLYRMPVDVALRYGVPEDSSLVALPLLADNRRLLCAAPAYLELHGWPQRPEDLAAHECLRLVLGDALHERWRFARHGEWSVVTVGGRRNSDDGEIVRRWAVAGLGIAYKSQLDVLDDVRSGRLHALLTDYQPEPTPLYLVCPHRLMLSPLLMRLREFLQQRLQDYVAGEGASLPQAGLR; translated from the coding sequence ATGGTCCGACTGGAAGATCTGCAGATATTGCTGCATACCGCACAGCTGGGCAGCCTGTCCGCCGCCGCCCGCCTGCTTGATGTCAGTCCGGCGGTGGCCAGTGCCGGGCTGAAGCGGCTGGAAGCCGAGCTGCATACCCGGCTGCTGGTGCGCTCCACCCGCAGCTTGCGGCTGACGGCCGATGGCGAGCGCTATCTGGCGCATGCCCGTGCCGCCATCGAAGCATTGCAGGCGGGCGAGCAGGCGCTGGCGGCCGGGCAGCAGGCGCTGCATGGCCAGCTCAGCCTGTCCATGCCTTCGGATATTGGCCGTCAGCTGTTGCGGCCGTGGCTGGATGATTTCCTCGCGCTGCATCCGGCGGTGCGTTTGCAGCTGCACATCAGTGACCGGCTGGCAGATCTGTACCGCATGCCGGTGGACGTAGCCTTGCGCTATGGTGTGCCGGAGGATTCCAGCCTGGTCGCCCTGCCGCTGCTGGCGGACAACCGGCGGCTGTTGTGCGCGGCACCAGCCTACCTGGAGCTGCATGGCTGGCCGCAGCGACCGGAAGATCTGGCCGCGCATGAGTGCCTGCGGCTGGTGCTGGGAGATGCCTTGCACGAGCGCTGGCGGTTTGCGCGGCATGGCGAGTGGTCGGTGGTGACAGTGGGTGGGCGACGCAATAGTGACGATGGTGAAATCGTGCGCCGTTGGGCGGTGGCCGGGCTGGGCATCGCCTACAAGTCGCAGCTGGATGTGCTGGATGATGTGCGCAGCGGTCGGCTGCACGCCCTGCTGACAGATTACCAGCCGGAGCCGACGCCTTTGTACCTGGTGTGTCCGCACCGGCTGATGCTGTCGCCCTTGCTGATGCGCTTGCGCGAGTTCCTGCAACAGCGGCTGCAGGATTATGTGGCGGGAGAGGGCGCAAGCCTGCCGCAAGCGGGCTTGCGCTGA
- a CDS encoding cellulose 1,4-beta-cellobiosidase: MSISGISSTSSIYSSLLNGSTSTSSTSSSSETRHHGKHRGGNDAFMQSVEQALSQLGISLQPPSSSNSTSTSSGSGNSALAGTQAPPPPDDDGDNDGSTGSAQNPMQAMHTFMHDLFNALKSSNTSSSDSSTSSSAYGNAESQLQSLIQQLSSSSSSSTTSSSSSALNTLQSDFNNLLSSVQQANGSSDTSSSSSGSNSGSNNSANLQSFLNALLQNLQNSQSNGYSSSVGNLLSTQI, encoded by the coding sequence ATGAGCATTTCGGGCATCAGCAGCACGTCGTCGATTTACAGCAGCCTGCTCAATGGCAGCACGTCGACCAGCAGCACGTCCAGCAGCAGCGAAACCCGTCACCACGGCAAGCACCGTGGCGGCAACGACGCCTTCATGCAAAGCGTGGAGCAGGCACTCAGCCAGCTGGGTATCTCCTTGCAGCCACCATCCAGCAGCAATAGCACCAGCACCAGTAGTGGCTCGGGCAACAGCGCACTGGCCGGCACGCAAGCCCCGCCACCGCCGGATGATGACGGCGACAACGACGGCAGCACTGGCAGCGCACAAAACCCGATGCAGGCCATGCATACCTTCATGCATGATCTGTTCAACGCGCTGAAATCCAGCAACACCAGCAGTTCCGACAGCAGCACCAGCAGCAGTGCCTATGGCAATGCCGAAAGCCAGCTGCAAAGCCTGATTCAGCAGCTGTCCAGCTCCTCCAGCAGCAGCACGACCAGCAGCAGCTCCAGCGCGCTCAATACGCTGCAAAGCGACTTCAACAATCTGCTCAGCAGCGTGCAGCAGGCCAATGGCAGTAGCGACACCAGCTCGAGCAGCTCGGGCAGCAATTCTGGCAGCAACAACTCCGCCAATCTGCAATCCTTCCTGAACGCTCTGCTGCAGAACCTGCAGAACAGCCAGAGCAACGGCTATTCGTCTTCGGTCGGCAATCTGCTCAGCACGCAGATCTGA
- a CDS encoding response regulator transcription factor produces the protein MRILLVDDDIELADMLGSYLERESCLVQKVSDGTSAVVQALSGQFDLMVLDVMMPGLSGVEVLRRVREHSMLPVLMLTARGDDTDRVLGLELGADDYVPKPCTPRELLARIRAILRRTGNQVQPAQENDVLREGPLAMWPGERRAQWAEETLELTSTEYSLLELLVRHAGQPVGKDVLSKQALGRPLARFDRSVDVHMSSIRQKLSRVAPGRICIQTVVRRGYQFIKA, from the coding sequence ATGCGAATACTGCTGGTAGATGACGATATCGAGTTGGCCGACATGCTGGGCAGCTATCTGGAGCGGGAGTCCTGCCTGGTTCAGAAAGTGAGCGATGGCACCAGCGCCGTGGTACAGGCCTTGTCCGGCCAGTTTGACCTGATGGTGCTGGATGTCATGATGCCGGGCCTCAGTGGCGTGGAAGTGCTGCGACGGGTGCGCGAACACAGCATGTTGCCGGTACTGATGCTGACGGCGCGTGGCGATGATACCGACCGCGTGCTGGGCCTGGAGCTGGGTGCGGATGACTATGTGCCCAAGCCTTGCACACCGCGCGAGTTGCTGGCCCGCATTCGTGCCATTTTGCGCCGAACCGGTAACCAGGTGCAGCCGGCCCAGGAAAATGATGTTTTGCGCGAAGGCCCGCTTGCCATGTGGCCGGGCGAGCGTCGTGCCCAGTGGGCTGAAGAAACGCTGGAGCTGACCAGTACCGAATACAGCTTGCTGGAATTGCTGGTGCGCCATGCCGGCCAGCCGGTGGGCAAGGATGTGCTGTCCAAGCAGGCGCTGGGTCGGCCGCTGGCACGTTTTGACCGCAGCGTCGATGTGCACATGAGCAGCATCCGGCAGAAGCTGTCGCGGGTGGCGCCTGGCCGCATCTGCATCCAGACCGTGGTGCGCCGCGGCTATCAGTTCATCAAGGCCTGA
- a CDS encoding sensor histidine kinase, producing the protein MGRLFWKLFLILWLAQISTVFGVGAVFWLRHRMESAAAIEQQHPMDTVVLDMAAAVLRREGVAGLRAHLQDMSTKARNHLLVLDDQQHELLGRALPAPDRLGLRPMREVTLGASAHYRLLLLPPGPHGSMPGGGPEHGPGEPSPFPLLPIIGALLASLLFGAILARYLSKPIRLMSEAFQSVARGEMDVHLASDLGSRRDELADLGRDFDGLAHRLKQLITGQRRLFHDVSHELRSPLARLNAAVDLARQQPEKLEEWLDRIERESGRMDALVGEILALARLDAEASQHPAECLPVDVLLEELITDAQFEAEANGTSILLLQEDAAEVMAQPELLSRALENVVRNAIHHTRKGDPVSLAVMRGAAEVTIAVSDCGPGVPEHELKTIFEPFFRSEQNTQPGGYGLGLAMAQRIVEAHQGRIQAVNLPQGGLQVSITLPLA; encoded by the coding sequence ATGGGACGCCTGTTCTGGAAACTGTTTCTCATTCTGTGGCTGGCGCAGATCAGCACGGTGTTCGGGGTGGGCGCGGTGTTCTGGCTCAGGCATCGCATGGAAAGCGCTGCGGCCATCGAGCAGCAGCATCCCATGGATACGGTGGTGCTGGACATGGCCGCGGCGGTGCTGCGGCGCGAGGGTGTCGCCGGCTTGCGTGCTCATCTGCAAGACATGAGTACCAAGGCGCGCAACCATCTGCTGGTGTTGGACGATCAGCAACACGAGCTGCTGGGCCGGGCGCTGCCTGCGCCGGACCGGCTGGGGCTGCGGCCAATGCGCGAGGTGACGCTTGGCGCTTCCGCTCATTACCGCTTGCTGCTATTGCCGCCCGGGCCGCACGGCAGCATGCCTGGTGGCGGGCCGGAGCATGGTCCGGGAGAGCCCAGCCCTTTCCCCTTGTTGCCTATCATTGGCGCGCTGTTGGCCAGCTTGTTATTCGGTGCCATCCTGGCGCGCTACCTGTCCAAGCCGATCCGGCTGATGAGCGAGGCGTTCCAGTCGGTGGCCAGGGGTGAGATGGATGTGCATCTGGCCAGTGACCTGGGCAGCCGGCGCGATGAGCTGGCCGATCTCGGGCGCGATTTTGATGGTCTGGCCCATCGCTTGAAGCAGTTGATTACCGGCCAGCGCCGGCTGTTTCACGATGTCTCGCACGAGTTGCGCTCGCCCTTGGCCCGGCTGAATGCCGCAGTGGACCTGGCACGACAGCAGCCGGAAAAACTGGAGGAATGGCTGGACCGCATCGAGCGTGAATCCGGGCGCATGGATGCGCTGGTGGGTGAAATCCTGGCGCTGGCCCGGCTGGATGCCGAAGCATCGCAACACCCGGCGGAGTGCCTGCCGGTCGATGTGCTGCTGGAAGAGCTGATTACCGATGCCCAGTTCGAGGCCGAAGCCAATGGCACCAGCATCCTGCTGCTGCAAGAAGATGCGGCCGAGGTGATGGCGCAGCCGGAGCTGCTGTCTCGCGCACTGGAAAACGTGGTGCGCAATGCCATTCACCACACCCGCAAGGGTGATCCGGTTTCACTGGCCGTGATGCGTGGTGCTGCCGAGGTGACGATTGCCGTGAGCGATTGCGGGCCGGGCGTGCCGGAGCATGAACTGAAAACCATCTTCGAGCCGTTTTTCCGCAGCGAGCAGAATACCCAGCCCGGTGGTTACGGCCTGGGGCTGGCCATGGCGCAGCGCATTGTCGAGGCGCACCAGGGCCGGATACAGGCGGTCAATCTGCCGCAGGGTGGTTTGCAAGTGAGCATCACCCTGCCGCTGGCCTGA
- a CDS encoding BLUF domain-containing protein has protein sequence MLVRLIYASRSCSPITSELVKHILDAAHQHNPQSGITGVLCYGDDVFVQALEGGRAEVNALYQHICRDDRHRDVTLLAYQEIDQREFASWSMAQAPIDKKNAALLLRHSSSPVLDPFRLSGSTTTRLLSELGSSGGLRSRG, from the coding sequence ATGCTCGTCCGACTCATTTACGCCAGCCGCAGCTGCAGCCCGATCACCAGCGAACTGGTGAAACACATCCTGGACGCCGCCCACCAGCACAATCCGCAAAGCGGTATTACCGGGGTTCTGTGCTATGGCGACGATGTCTTCGTGCAGGCGCTGGAAGGTGGCCGTGCCGAAGTGAATGCCCTGTACCAGCACATCTGCCGTGACGACCGCCATCGCGACGTCACCCTGCTGGCCTACCAGGAAATCGATCAGCGCGAATTCGCCAGCTGGTCGATGGCGCAGGCCCCCATCGACAAGAAAAATGCCGCACTCCTGCTGCGGCATTCTTCCAGTCCGGTACTGGACCCCTTCCGCCTGAGCGGCAGCACCACCACGCGCCTGCTCAGCGAACTGGGCAGCTCGGGCGGCCTGCGCTCGCGCGGCTAA
- the folE gene encoding GTP cyclohydrolase I yields MSKPDDKAMTTASVSSRIRYRLQQAGVRFHANDNIADFIQDDELDLLQQEVAEKMQAVLESLVIDTVNDHNTQDTARRVAKMYVREVFRGRYVASPPNTEFPNIEQLNELMIVGPITVRSACSHHLCPIMGRVWVGVMPNEHSNLIGLSKYARLIDWIMTRPQIQEEAVMQIADLLMDKLQPDGLAIVMEADHFCMHWRGVKDNNSKMTNSVMRGSFLRDANLRREFLSLMHRGN; encoded by the coding sequence ATGAGTAAACCGGACGACAAGGCCATGACGACGGCCAGCGTTTCATCGCGCATACGCTACCGCCTGCAACAGGCGGGTGTACGCTTTCACGCCAATGACAATATTGCCGACTTCATCCAGGACGATGAGCTGGACCTGCTGCAGCAGGAAGTGGCAGAAAAAATGCAGGCTGTGCTGGAAAGCCTGGTCATCGATACGGTCAACGATCACAACACCCAGGACACCGCCCGCCGCGTGGCCAAGATGTATGTGCGCGAGGTGTTTCGTGGCCGCTATGTAGCCAGCCCGCCGAATACCGAATTCCCCAATATCGAACAGCTCAACGAGCTGATGATTGTCGGCCCCATCACGGTACGCAGTGCCTGCTCCCACCATCTGTGCCCCATCATGGGCCGGGTTTGGGTCGGGGTGATGCCGAATGAGCATTCCAACCTGATTGGTCTGTCCAAATACGCGCGCCTGATCGACTGGATCATGACCCGCCCGCAAATCCAGGAAGAAGCGGTCATGCAGATTGCCGACCTGCTGATGGACAAGCTGCAGCCGGATGGCCTGGCCATCGTCATGGAAGCAGATCATTTCTGCATGCACTGGCGCGGCGTGAAGGACAACAATTCGAAAATGACCAATAGCGTGATGCGCGGTTCTTTCCTGCGCGACGCCAATCTGCGCCGGGAATTCCTGTCGCTGATGCACAGAGGAAACTGA
- a CDS encoding GGDEF domain-containing protein: MNINPVLVLAPIFLTTELLSLALCMVLASLRSSGLPGVRQWLLANVAVVVYLPLLGLRDIIPDALSIVLANGMLALSAACYYAGCAHFLGQPPRWKYLLAGAALQVLAVVYWRYGFNSLPLRVMAVSAYAAVVCTATAWLMLRHYTGRRNSVHYRLLTGLSCLFAMAQIVRSIYFGMMQPEPTHIMLASGWNVVLLCIGAAIMPALSMAAVLMLHEALQTEAEEAANRDFMTGALSRKHLFATGQQFILQAAATRRPLTLLLIDLDHFKIINDTYGHAAGDEVLRAFADMVGEHLRGRDVLGRLGGEEFAVLLPDASVASAQLVAERLRLRAQQHQVVSSFGTCHYSISIGVAGWLGGESFDQLCQCADQALYQAKNSGRNRVHTSQAELALLPQSA, encoded by the coding sequence ATGAATATCAACCCCGTATTGGTGCTGGCACCCATCTTCCTCACCACCGAGTTGCTGAGCCTGGCACTGTGCATGGTGCTGGCTTCGCTGCGCAGCAGCGGGCTGCCCGGTGTGCGCCAATGGCTGCTGGCCAATGTGGCGGTGGTGGTCTACCTGCCATTGCTGGGTTTGCGCGACATCATTCCCGACGCCTTATCCATCGTGCTGGCCAATGGCATGCTGGCGCTGTCGGCTGCTTGCTATTACGCCGGCTGCGCCCACTTCCTCGGCCAGCCGCCACGCTGGAAATACCTGCTTGCAGGAGCCGCACTGCAAGTGCTGGCGGTGGTCTACTGGCGTTATGGTTTCAACAGCCTGCCTTTGCGGGTGATGGCGGTTTCTGCTTATGCTGCGGTGGTTTGCACGGCCACCGCCTGGCTGATGCTGCGGCATTACACCGGCCGCCGCAACAGCGTGCACTACCGTCTGCTGACGGGCTTGTCCTGCCTGTTTGCCATGGCACAGATCGTGCGCAGCATTTATTTCGGCATGATGCAGCCCGAACCTACCCACATCATGCTGGCCAGTGGCTGGAATGTAGTGTTGCTGTGTATCGGCGCGGCCATCATGCCGGCCTTATCGATGGCCGCGGTGCTGATGTTGCACGAGGCATTGCAGACCGAGGCCGAAGAGGCCGCCAATCGCGACTTCATGACCGGCGCCTTGTCACGCAAGCATCTGTTTGCCACCGGCCAGCAGTTCATTCTGCAGGCGGCAGCCACCCGCCGTCCGCTGACCCTGCTGCTGATCGATCTGGATCATTTCAAAATCATCAATGACACCTATGGCCACGCGGCGGGCGATGAAGTGTTGCGGGCCTTTGCCGACATGGTGGGCGAGCATTTGCGCGGCCGCGATGTGCTGGGCCGGCTGGGTGGCGAGGAGTTTGCGGTATTGCTGCCGGATGCCAGTGTCGCATCGGCGCAGCTGGTGGCCGAGCGGCTACGCTTGCGCGCACAGCAGCATCAGGTAGTCAGTAGTTTTGGTACATGCCACTACAGCATCAGCATAGGTGTGGCCGGCTGGCTGGGCGGGGAGAGCTTCGACCAGCTGTGCCAGTGTGCGGATCAGGCCTTGTATCAGGCCAAGAATAGCGGTCGCAACCGGGTGCATACCAGTCAGGCTGAGCTGGCGTTGCTGCCGCAGTCGGCCTGA
- the tssA gene encoding type VI secretion system protein TssA gives MQDKLEQLLAPIAGSQPAGEDLSYSVLFDQIREARRSDDPGLAQGEWEQTLKLAEWPKVIRLCEQALSQQSKDLQLIVWLAEALLQQQGIASLPLGLSLLNGWLDQYWASGYPELDPQDLDERIGKLEWLNQQLAAAIRATPLIKPEFGGYGWNDWQQSREVDNLGLKDAAAREAAIAEGKLPGESFEKAATLCGAGWFSTVHEQLVQSHQCYELLEQKLEQRFGEHAPSLVDARNAIYACQDLVLRYRKQTTPEAAPTTTRPQPAPQESRPAMPTATIHHPAPAHPLNFDGQIHSREQAVQMLGEVARYFRVHEPHSPVAALAERAARWAEMSLEEWLQHVVKDDSTLSQLQELLDVRKQTD, from the coding sequence ATGCAAGACAAGCTTGAACAACTGCTGGCACCGATTGCCGGCTCGCAGCCGGCGGGCGAAGACCTCAGCTACTCGGTGCTGTTCGACCAGATTCGCGAAGCCCGCCGCAGCGACGACCCCGGCCTGGCCCAGGGCGAATGGGAACAGACCCTGAAGCTAGCCGAATGGCCCAAGGTCATACGGCTGTGCGAACAGGCCTTAAGCCAACAAAGCAAGGATCTGCAACTGATTGTCTGGCTGGCGGAAGCCCTGCTGCAGCAACAAGGCATTGCCAGCCTGCCGCTGGGACTGAGCCTGCTCAATGGCTGGCTGGATCAATACTGGGCCAGCGGCTATCCCGAGCTGGACCCGCAAGATCTGGACGAACGCATCGGCAAGCTGGAATGGCTGAATCAGCAACTGGCAGCCGCCATCCGTGCCACGCCACTCATTAAGCCCGAGTTTGGCGGCTATGGCTGGAACGACTGGCAGCAATCACGGGAAGTGGACAATCTGGGGCTGAAGGATGCCGCCGCGCGCGAGGCCGCCATTGCCGAAGGCAAGCTGCCGGGGGAAAGCTTTGAAAAAGCCGCCACCCTCTGCGGTGCAGGCTGGTTTAGCACGGTCCACGAGCAACTGGTGCAGTCGCATCAATGCTATGAACTGCTGGAGCAGAAACTGGAGCAGCGTTTTGGCGAACATGCGCCCAGCCTGGTCGACGCCCGCAATGCCATCTACGCCTGCCAGGACCTGGTATTGCGTTATCGCAAGCAGACCACACCGGAAGCCGCCCCGACTACCACGCGGCCTCAGCCCGCCCCGCAGGAGAGCAGACCCGCCATGCCCACCGCCACCATCCATCACCCGGCCCCGGCGCACCCGCTTAACTTTGACGGCCAGATCCACAGCCGTGAACAAGCAGTGCAGATGCTGGGCGAAGTCGCCCGCTATTTCCGCGTACATGAACCACACAGCCCGGTGGCAGCACTGGCGGAACGGGCGGCCCGCTGGGCGGAAATGAGCCTGGAAGAATGGCTGCAACACGTGGTCAAGGACGATTCCACCCTGTCGCAGCTGCAAGAATTACTGGATGTCCGCAAGCAGACTGACTAA
- a CDS encoding PAAR domain-containing protein: MKRVIRLGDPTDHGGNVLSAASSTTLFGKQVACLGDSVSCPRNGHSNCSIVEGDSSWLVGGKPVALEGHKTSCGAVLISTMPEVGKG; the protein is encoded by the coding sequence ATGAAACGCGTCATCCGTCTTGGCGACCCTACCGATCATGGCGGCAATGTGCTCAGCGCCGCCTCCTCTACCACCCTGTTTGGCAAGCAGGTGGCCTGCCTCGGTGACAGTGTCAGCTGTCCACGCAATGGCCATAGCAATTGCAGCATCGTCGAGGGTGACTCCTCCTGGCTGGTCGGTGGCAAGCCAGTGGCCCTGGAAGGCCACAAAACCAGCTGCGGCGCGGTACTGATTTCTACCATGCCGGAAGTCGGCAAGGGCTAA